A genomic region of Paroedura picta isolate Pp20150507F chromosome 4, Ppicta_v3.0, whole genome shotgun sequence contains the following coding sequences:
- the IVNS1ABP gene encoding influenza virus NS1A-binding protein: protein MIPNGYLMFEDENFIESSVAKLNALRKSGQFCDVKLQVCGHEMLAHRAVLACCSPYLFEIFNNDSDSHGVSHVKFDDLNPEAVEVVLNYAYTAQLKADRELVKDVYSAAKKLKMERVKQVCGDYLLSKMSVESCISYRNFASNMGDSRLLNKIDGYIQEHLLPISEQEEFLKLPRLKLEVMLEDNVNLPSNGKLYTKVINWVQRSIWENGDSLEDLMEEVQTLYYSADHKLLDGNLLDGQAEVYGSDDDHIQFVQKKPPRENDLKQISSSSSGSLSPNAAVQSPKHEWKIVASEKTSNNTYLCLAVLDGVFCVIFLHGRNSPQSSPTSTPRLLKSLSFEIQPGDLVEKSMSPMQYARSGLGTADLNRKLIAAGGYNREECLRTVECYDPQKDCWTFIAPMRTPRARFQMAVLMGHLYVVGGSNGQSDDLSCGEMYDPEIDDWTPIPELRTNRCNAGVCALNGKLYIVGGSDPYGQKGLKNCDVFDPVTKSWTSCASLNIRRHQSAVCELGGYLYIIGGAESWNCLNSVERYNPENNTWTIVASMNVARRGAGVAVLDGKLFVGGGFDGSRAVSCVEMYDPAKNEWKMMGSMTVPRSNAGFATVANTIYAVGGFDGNEFLNTVEVYNPESNEWSPYTKIYKF from the exons ATGATTCCTAATGGCTATTTGATGTTTGAAGATGAAAACTTCATTGAGTCATCCGTTGCCAAGCTAAATGCTTTGCGCAAAAGTGGCCAGTTCTGTGATGTTAAACTCCAG GTGTGTGGACATGAGATGCTGGCTCACAGAGCAGTACTCGCTTGCTGCAGTCCTTATCTGTTTGAAATCTTCAATAATGACAGCGACTCTCATGGAGTTTCCCATGTGAAGTTTGACGATCTTAATCCAGAAGCTGTAGAAGTTGTGTTAAATTATGCCTATACTGCTCA ATTGAAAGCTGACAGAGAACTGGTGAAAGATGTATACTCTGCAGCAAAGAAGCTGAAAATGGAGAGAGTTAAGCAG GTTTGTGGGGATTATTTGCTCTCCAAAATGAGTGTTGAAAGCTGCATCTCGTATCGAAACTTTGCAAGCAACATGGGTGATTCACGATTACTGAACAAAATTGATGGTTACATTCAGGAGCATTTGTTGCCTATCTCTGAACAAGAAGAATTTCTGAAACTGCCACGTTTAAAG cTGGAGGTCATGCTTGAAGACAATGTTAACCTGCCCAGCAATGGCAAACTGTACACAAAGGTAATCAACTGGGTGCAGCGCAGCATTTGGGAGAATGGAGACAGTCTAGAAGATCTTATGGAAGAG GTTCAAACGCTGTACTACTCAGCTGATCACAAGCTGCTTGATGGAAATCTACTAGATGGACAGGCTGAGGTGTATGGCAGTGATGATGACCACATTCAGTTTGTGCAG AAAAAACCACCACGTGAGAATGATCTCAAGCAGATAAGTAGCAGTTCTTCTGGAAGTCTTTCTCCAAATGCTGCTGTGCAGAGTCCTAAACACGAGTGGAAAATTGTTGCCTCAGAGAAGACTTCAA ATAACACCTACCTGTGTCTTGCTGTTCTGGATGGTGTGTTTTGTGTGATTTTCCTTCATGGGCGTAACAGTCCTCAGAGTTCTCCAACCAGCACACCACGATTGCTAAAAAGCTTGAGTTTTGAGATTCAACCAGGTGACCTTGTAGAGAAGTCCATGTCTCCTATGCAGTATGCTCGGTCTGGTTTGGGGACAGCTGACCTGAACAGAAAGCTCATAGCTGCAG GAGGTTACAACAGAGAAGAATGCCTGCGCACGGTGGAATGCTATGATCCCCAGAAGGATTGCTGGACTTTCATTGCACCCATGAGGACACCAAGAGCTCGGTTCCAGATGGCTGTTCTAATG GGGCATCTGTATGTTGTTGGTGGGTCAAATGGCCAATCAGATGACTTGAGCTGTGGAGAAATGTATGATCCAGAGATAGATGACTGGACTCCCATTCCTGAACTGAGAACCAACCGTTGCAATGCAG GAGTATGTGCTCTGAATGGAAAGCTGTATATTGTTGGTGGTTCAGATCCTTACGGTCAGAAGGGATTGAAAAACTGTGATGTCTTCGATCCTGTAACAAAATCATGGACAAGCTGTGCTTCACTTAACATTC GTAGACATCAGTCTGCTGTCTGTGAACTTGGTGGATATTTGTACATCATTGGGGGAGCAGAATCTTGGAACTGCCTCAATAGTGTGGAGCGCTACAATCCAGAAAACAATACCTGGACTATAGTAGCATCTATGAATGTGGCTAGGCGTGGAGCTGGAGTTGCTGTACTTGATG GAAAACTCTTTGTTGGTGGTGGCTTTGACGGTTCACGTGCTGTCAGCTGTGTGGAGATGTATGATCCCGCTAAGAACGAGTGGAAGATGATGGGCAGTATGACCGTTCCAAGAAGCAATGCAGGTTTTGCAACTGTGGCCAACACTATTTATGCAGTGGGAGGATTTGACGGCAATGAGTTCCTGAACACTGTTGAAGTCTACAATCCAGAATCAAATGAATGGAGCCCATACACAAAGATTTACAAATTCTAA